In the genome of Lynx canadensis isolate LIC74 chromosome F1, mLynCan4.pri.v2, whole genome shotgun sequence, one region contains:
- the LOC115505494 gene encoding 40S ribosomal protein S15a-like: MVRMNVLADALKSINGAEKKGKRQVLIRACSKVIFRFLTVMMKLGYIGKFEIIDDHRAGKIVVNLTGRLKKCGVISPRFDVQLKDLEKWQNNLLPSRQFGFIVLTTSAGIMDHEEARQKHTGGKILGFFF; the protein is encoded by the coding sequence ATGGTGCGCATGAATGTCCTGGCAGATGCTCTCAAGAGCATTAATGGTGCTGAAAAGAAAGGCAAACGCCAGGTTCTTATTAGAGCATGCTCCAAAGTCATCTTCCGCTTTCTGACTGTGATGATGAAGCTTGGTTACATTGGCAAATTTGAAATCATCGATGATCACAGAGCTGGGAAAATTGTTGTGAACCTCACAGGCAGGTTAAAGAAGTGTGGAGTGATCAGCCCCAGGTTTGATGTACAACtcaaagatctagaaaaatggcagaataatCTGCTCCCGTCCCGCCAGTTTGGTTTCATTGTACTGACAACCTCAGCTGGCATCATGGACCATGAAGAAGCAAGACAAAAACACACAGGAGGGAAAAtcctgggattctttttc